TTAATTTCTTTGGTGGCATCTTTAAACTCACGGATACCGCGACCTAAACCACGTGCCAATTCAGGAATTTTCTTAGCGCCAAAAAATATTACCAGAACTAATACAATCAGAAGAATCTCCCATCCTCCTAGTCCTCCAACAAATGCTAATGTAGTGTGCATAGAGTGATTTTTTTAATGTGAAAAAGCTTTCACGAACATGTAAATATACCCAATATATCTGCCTCGCAAAAGTTATCTATTAATAATCAAAGGTTGGCAATGTAAAAAAAGTTCGTTCAAAGATGCCAGTCTGAAGCCGTATTTATAGCAAAGAGGTACATAAATGCTTTAAACGTACAATTACTTCTTTATTTATTTTGAAGCCAGGCTTCAGGATTAAGCTTTTGGCTATTTCTCCAAATCTGAAACTGCAGCATAGATACCCCATTGCCATCTGTGTAGACCATTCCTACGGCCTCCGAAGCTTTGAGCTTTTGCCCGGTTTTTACATTTACCTCCTTGAGTCGGGAATAAACGGTAAAGTACTCACCGTGCTGCATAATTACCGCTTTAAGGTCACCAGGTTCCGGTATAGGTGTGATCGCTTTTACTACGCCATCAAAAACGGCTCGTACTTCAGCATTTTTAACGGTTTGTATATCCACACCATCATTAGGCACCATAATATTTTTCATGACAGGGTGCGGGTTTCTACCAAATTTTTGAGAGATAAAACCAGAGTTAACCGGCCAGTTCAACCTGTTTTTGCTCTGCTCAAATGATACAGAAACAGCTTCATTTGAGGAGTTAAGAGCAACTCGGTCTGCTGTTTTATTTTTATTACTTCTCTCAATTTCTTTACGTATCAGGCTGGCTATCAACTGATCTAACTCTTCTACATCCTTCTGACGCTGAGCCAGCTCTCGCCTTAGCTCTGCTTCCTGCTCATTAAGGTCTCTTACCATGCTACGTTGCTTAGCCTTAAGCGCCAACAAGTCTTTATTGGCCATAACCTGCTGGTCCAGCAGCACCCGCTGCTCCATCTGTTTGCCTTCCAGGGTGCTTCTTTGATTGGTCAGGGTCTCTTTTACTTTTTGTATTTGCTCAACCTGATTTTTTCGTGCCTCAGAATACTGCTGCATATACTTTATACGCATAAACATCTGATTAAAAGTAGAAGCAGAGAATATGAACATGAGACGGTCGTAGCTATTACTGGTTTTGCTGGTAGCATATACCATATACGCATACTCTTCTTTAAGTCTGACCAGATCTTCTTCCAGAGCTTCTATGACTCCGGTAATTTCTCGTATCTGGCTATTTAATAAACTTAGCTCGTCATTAATGGATTGAATCAGCGACTCTCGTGCTTCTATCTGCCTGTTAATGGCGTTGAGTTGCCCCAGACTACTCTTTTTACGTGTAGAGGTTTCTGAAAGAATTTGCTGAGCCTCTTTTATCTTTTGTAGGGTTTCTTTTTTTTCTTTCTCTAGCTTTTTTCTTTCAGCCTCTGTCTGCGACCAGGCAGGAGTCTGAAGCATAGCTACAAGCAGTAGAGAAAAAAGAAGGCTAGCTAGAAAGCGTTTACTTTCGTACATATTTTTCAGGTACAGAGAAAGGGAAACGTAGTGCCTCTTCAGTAATATTTGCTTTTTTATGCTGGATATCAATTTCTGTTCTACGTTTTTTTCCGTCACGCTGATACATTAAAGAAACCAGGTTTTCGTAGGGAAAGACCTGCTCATTTAACATTTGAAAATCGCCATACTTAAGGCTAAGTGTATTATTACGGACACGTGTTTTGCCCATCACCTCTTCTTTCGTTCTGTCTTGCATGGCTACGCGCTCTAACTTAAGGCTACGGGCATTTACATAATTATTGATATAAATATCCCCTTCCTCCTGCTTAACTACGTAATATTCGCTTTCTTTTTTTACCTGATCGTCCGCTCCAGGTTCAATTGGCATATCTCCTAATAATACTGACTGAAGCAGGTCAAAATTAATGCTAAAATTAAATTTCCTGCTCAACTCCTCAAAATTATAGGCAGAATACTCCTTGTTCATCCTGTTAATAAAAATGAGCGAGTCTTGAGTAATAATCCCTCTGGCAGCTTCTATGCCAAAGCCCGGAGTAACTGAGACCCAAATGATACTGTCTCTTTTCAGACGAATATTGGCTGTAGCGCTAAGGCTTTTGTCGTCGTTCTCAAACCTGATTTTGCTGCTGGTGCTTAGGTACTCAAAACTCAGGTCATTTACGGCAAACTCATCAGCCATAGCCGTGTCTTTAAAACTCAGTGTTTTTTTACTACAGGCTGTGGCAAAAAGTAAAGCCAGGCAAAAAAATAAGGTCGGGGTAGTTTTATTCATATAATTTTCTGTCCGCAATTTTTTTATCTATCAGATCAGAAGTATCATCCATCCCTTTAGCTTTCATCCATTGCTTAACCGCCTGGTCTACTTCGCCTAGTTTGAACAATACATCACCATAATGCTCTACAATAACACCACTCTTATTGTTTTTTTCTATAGCTTTTTCTAAAAGTTTACGCGCCTGCTTGTACTCGCCTTTTTTAAACAAGACCCAGGCCCTGGTATCAAGGTAGTTAGCATTTTCAGGGTTCAGTTCCAACAGACGGGTAGAAAGCTTGTCTGCATAGCTTAACTTTTCTTCGCGAAGTGCTAAGAAGTAGCTATAATTATTTAGCACATAATCGTTGGTAGGGTCTATTTTAAGTACTGCTTCGTAAGCCTGCTCAGACTTATCGTAGTTTTTAAGTTCGTTATAAACATCTCCCAAATACATACTACTGTACTTCAGTAGTTCGTCATTATTTGCCAGTCGTTTGCTTTGTTCCAGGGCATAAGCAGCTTCTTCGTAATTTTTGGATACTGAATTAGCGGCTCCATTATAAAAATACAAAACCGCCTGATTGGGAAATAGCTCCAGAGCAGACTCAGAATGTTTAATTACACTTTCTGTATCCTGCAAATCCTGAAACTCTATAGTAAGCAAGTTTTGCCATACATTAAAGTTAGTCTCTTCAAAGTCCAGAGATTTCAGGTAGTTGTCGCGAGCTCCTTCACTATCCTTAATAGCATTCAAAAAGTCCGCCTTAATCACATAGGCATTAGCCTCATCGGGATGCGTTTCTATTAACTGATCTGTTAATGCATGCAGCATTTCTTCAGTTTCGTTGTTTGGTAGCTCTCTTATGTATTTAGCGATAAGCTCAAGCTTGAGTTTCAGGCTCAGATCAGGGTTAGCAAATGCCTCTTCCATGTTCTGGCTTGCTTTTTTGTCGCTTCCTGTGCGCTGGTAAATTTTAGATAGCATCAGGCGAGCTTCAGGATTGTTGGGTGAGGCTTCCAGTAGCTTCTCCAGATGAGGGATAGCGTCTTTCTCACGATTGTTGGATACAAATATCTCTGCCAGTGACATTACAAAAGCGGCTTCGCCAGGGAAAGCCCCCACTAGCTTTTCGCCTTCTGCAATAGCCTTGTCCAGTTTATTGAGCTTTAAATAAATTTGCTGCTTGGCTCTGATCACTTCAGGGTTAACACCAAATATTTTTTCTGCACGGTTGTACACATCCAGCCCCTGCTCGTAATCTCCCTGGTAGAGGTAAATAGCAGCCAGATCAAAGAGGTATTCGTCAGTATCTTCCAGATTGCCCAGCATACGCTCATATATTTGCGCCGCTTCAGCAAAGTTAGATTTTCTGGTAAGTATATCTGCCGTAAGCGTATAGAAGTAAGGATTTTCCGGATCTAACTCCAGTGCTTTGTTAGCATTGTTAAGCGCATTGTCCAAATCGCCACGGCCTGCCAGTATAGTCGCTATTTTAAAGTGTGCTGTACTATTAGATGGGTCACTTTCCAATGATTTTTTGAAAAGCATAAGCGCTCTATCCATATTTTCTGAGTCAAAGTCTGGCTCACTCAGAATAAAATACTTTACCCCTTCTGTAAAGTAGAAGGTAGCCTCTCTTATTTTCCTTTCCTCACGATTAGACTTCTTTTTCTTTTGTGCAAAACTGTCTGTAGAGAAGGTAATCAAAACAGCTACTAGCACAAAAATCACTCTCTGAAAGGGGCTAACAAACGGCATATTCAATTTCATTAAACGTTTTTTGGTCGCTGTAAAGCGAAGAAAGAAAACCAGACTATAGTTAATCTGGTTTCATATTATGTTTATTAACGAGTTTAATATACTTTCTATTTCAAATTAGTCAAAAACCTAAAATTATCCGCGATACTTATAGGCTTTGTAAAACTGCACAACAGTTTCTTCTGATAATATTTAAAGCACATTGCCAAATACAAGCAAAATACCTGACACAGAATCTTTTAAAATTACATATCCGATAACACTGCTGTACTTAAACATGCGCATTCTTAATAAAGTGTTTGCAGTGTCTTCAGCTCACTAAACTGTTATATCAACAACTTCATACTCTTAGCTATATTAACAGGAGTAAAACTCACTGAGTTCTTCAAGACTTATATTAAGCAGATGAATTAAGTCTCCTGAGCAAAACAAAATGTACGCTCAGCTTAATTTTAAGCTACTTGTTCTTAAGTTTTACTTTAGGTAATCATATTTTTAGGAGCCGTAAGGTTTAGTAGTATTTTTCTATACTTTACTTTAGGTTAATACCTGTACTTCCATACCCCCCGGCACCTCTATCTGTTTGGCTCAGTTTGTTGGTTTCTTCCCAGCTCACCTGCGAATGAGGAGCTACTACCATCTGGGCAATACGATCGCCATGTTGTACCGTAAATATATCGTTGGAAAGATTAACCAATAGCACTTTAATTTCACCTCTATAGTCCGCGTCTATGGTGCCAGGGCTGTTAAGTACGGTAATGCCATGTTTATATGCCATACCACTACGTGGACGTATTTGTGCCTCATAACCTACGGGCAGTTCAATAAAAAGGCCGGTACCTACCAAAGCCCGTTCCAGGGGTTTAAGCGTTATTTCTTCCTGAATGTTAGCATGCAGGTCCATGCCAGCTGCATGGGCAGTTTGGTAAGCCGGTAAAGGCTGATCAGATTGATTGATGATTCTTACTTTCATTAAATTTCTCAGAGGGTTTAACTTATTTTATGTGCCCAATGAATCAAATGGACACTACTTTCATGCGTAAATTAAGAAATTCTTTGATATAGGAGTTTCCTCCTCTCTATCAAGTAGACAACACCTATAAAAACAAGTACTGAGCATATATTCAGCAGGTGTTTTAATAGCTCATGCTCTATTTTAATCTGGAAAGAAACATATACCATAACAAGAGCAGCTACTAAATAAAGTATAGAAGAAGTAAAGTTGTAGGGTATTGGATAATACTTTTGCCCATAGTAATAGCAGATAATACACATTACAAAATAACATGCGATACTGGCTACGGCACATCCTAAAAGTCCTATATAAGGTATCAATAAAATATTACCAAAGAGTGTAATCATCGCACCTAGTATACTAAAGTAAGTACCAAACTTGGTCTTATCAGTAAGTTTAAACCAGATGGTGAGGTTATTGTACACGCCAAACAATAATTTAGCCAGTAACAGAAAAGGCACTACATATAAAGCATCCAGATAACCCTTGCTTCTTAAAAACATGCTGCCAATCAGCTCAAGATTTACGCTAACACCCAATAAAATAATGATGCTAAGGATAGTAAAGTAATGCATCACTTTGGCAAAAAGCTCCGGGGCTTCTTTATTATCTGCCTGACTAAAGAAGAATGGCTCTCCTGCGTAACGAAAGGCCTGTACCGCCAGCGTCATTAATACACTGATTTTAAAGCAGGCGCCATAAGCACCTAATGCTTCGTTAGGGCTCATGTCCGCGTAAAAGTCTGCGGGCAACAAGTCATTGAGAAGTAATTTGTCTATGTTTTCGTTGACCATACCACCCAAGCCCATAATGAGAATAGGATAGCCGTAAGCAAGCATTTTTTTAAATACCTGCCAGTCAATACTTAAACGTACCTGTGCAAGACTACGCCACAGCAGTATGGGTATAATTGCATTACCAATAAGGTTAGCCATAAATACATAGCCCACTCCCATATCCGGATAGTAAATAGCATCCAGAAGAGAAGAGTAAGTATGAATTTTTGGCAGTAGTATTAAAAAGAATAGATTGAGCAATACTGTCAGAACAATGCTACTAATTTTTGTGACTGCAAATTTAAGAGGCCTGTTTTCCTGACGAAGTTTGGCATATGGTATAGCCATTACCGCATCCGTAAACATGATAAGGCCCAGCCATATTATAATATGACTACTCTCCGGATAGCCAATAAGACTGGCAATACCTCCGGAAGCCCCGATAATAATTGCAGAAAAAATAAAGCTGGTACTTAGAACAGCCGTAACCGCAGAGCTATATACCTTTTGCTGGTCTTGCGGAGCTATCTCTTTGCGGGAGACAAAGCGAAAAAAGGCAGTCTCCATACCATACGTATAGAGTATGTTGAGAAAGCCCACGTACGCATACAACTCTGTTATAGCACCATACTGAGCCGTGTCTTCAAACACAGAGGTATGGAGCGGCACAAGTGCATAGTTGAGGAGCCTGCCTAAAATGGTGCTTACACCGTAAAAGGCAGTCTGCCCAGCCAGTTTTTTTAGTGGATTCATAGATTAAGGCGCCCTTCAGTAGGGAGGTTGAACATTCACTACTGCCCTACAAACAACGTACCTAGTCGCCTATTCTCCGGTAAAGTGTGCTTCGCGCTTAGAAAGAAAAGCCTGAGTACCTTCCTCAAAATCGTTAGATTTGCAGCAAGCCGCAAAGCTGTTAGCCTCAGTCTGATACCCATTTTCATCACCCGCAAAAGCCGCATTTACACAGTCAATGACCATACCAATAGCCAAAGGTGCTTTTGACATGATTTTTCGCATCAATCGGTTTGAAAACTCTATCAGCTCCTGCTTATCCTTTACCAAAAAGTTAGCCAGCCCTATTTCTAATGCTTTTTCAGCAGAAATGGTATCCGCAGTCATCATCATCTCCAGAGCCCGCCCTTTACCTACAAGTTGCGTAAGCCTTTGGGTACCGCCAAAACCAGGAATAAGCCCAAGATTAACTTCGGGCTGCCCAAATACCGCATTGCTGGATACTACTCTAAGATGACAGGCCATAGCCAACTCACAGCCTCCTCCTAATGCAAAACCATGTACTGCTGCGATTACGGGCTTATCACATTTTTCTATTAGTGCAAAAACCTCCTGCCCTATTTCAGAGAACTTTCTCCCGTTTAGTTCATTCAGTTCAGCAATTTCCGCGATATCAGCACCAGCAGCAAAAGCCTTTTCCCCCTCTCCGGTAATTATCACCCCTCTTATATCTTTATCATCGTACACTTCCTGAAAAGCCTCCCCCAGTTCTTCAAGGGTGGCCTTATTCAGAGCGTTCATTTTGTCTGCGCGACTAATGGTGATCATTAAAACCCCCTCTTCAAGGGTTGTAGTGAGAAACTTAAAGTTCGTCATCTCAATGCCTTATGTTTTGCCCAAATATAACAGGTGGTGTACTAAACTCAAAAAGCGCTACTCTTAATTGTCTTTTCTGAACTTATTTCACGCTCTGATAAACCCAAAGGATACATTATAGTTAAAGAGTTACTATTTAAAGTAATTTATTGCATTTACACACTGCAATGCTGCTTTTCTGAGCTTTATAGCTTTACTTTAGGTCGCCAAGTAATACTGCTTAGTTAATATCATATGCTAACCCAAATTTATTTTTATGGCTAATAAGAAAAAGATCACTGTAGCACATGGCGATGGCATCGGGCCAGAGATTATGAAAGCTACGCTGGACATACTTGAGGCTGCCGGCGCCCAGATAGAGACTGAGGTGATAGAAATTGGAGAAAAAGTGTTTAAGCAGGGCAACCCTGCCGGTATTGAGCCTTCTTCGTGGGACTCATTGCGTGAGACGCAGGTTTTTCTCAAAGCGCCTATTACTACCCCTCAGGGTGGCGGGTTTAAATCGCTTAACGTTACTACACGTACTACCCTCGGCCTGTACGCTAATGTACGCCCATGCCGCTCTTACAGCCCTTATGTAGCTACCCGCCACAACAACCTGGACATGGTAATTATAAGGGAGAACGAAGAAGACCTGTATGCGGGTATAGAACACCAGCAAACTGAAGAAGTAGTACAAAGTCTTAAGCTGGTTAGTCGCCCTGGTAGCGAAAAAATTATCCGTTATGCCTTTGAATATGCTAAGGCCTACAATCGCAAAAAGGTTACCTGCTTCTCCAAAGACAATATTATGAAGCTGGCTGATGGTCTTTTTCATAAAATTTTTGACGAGATAGGAGAAGAATATCCGGAGATAGAGAAAGAGCATATGATTATTGACATAGGCTCCGCTATTCTGGCAGATAAACCCGAAACACTGGACGTAGTGGTTACGCTTAACCTCTATGGTGATATTATTTCTGACATTGCCGCACAAATTGCCGGCTCTGTCGGACTGGGTGGATCTGCTAATGTAGGCGAAGTTTGCGCTATGTTTGAAGCTATTCATGGTTCTGCACCTCCGATAGCAGGAAAGGATATTGCCAACCCTTCCGGACTAATTAATGCCGCAATTATGATGTTGGTACATATCGGGCAGCCCGAAATTGCCACCAAGATTAATAACGCATGGCTTAAAACTATGGAAGACGGCATTCACACGGCAGATATTTTCCGTCCGGGCTCTAGTAAAGAAATTGTAGGTACACAAGGCTTTGCCAAGGCGGTTATAGATAACTTAGGCAAACTACCCAAGCAGTTGAAGCCCGCAGAATTTGAACCAGTTCAAGGAAGCAAACTGCATCAGACGACTCCCTCTAATCCTAACTTGAAGAAAGAGTTAATCGGGGTAGATGTGTTTTTAGACTGGAAAGAAGGGAACAGAGACCCTCAGGTACTGGGCAAAAAACTGGAAGAACTAAGTGGGTCAGACTTTAAGCTGGATATGATCACCAACCGTGGAGTAAAAGTTTACCCTGAAGGCAAACCCGAAACTTTTGCTACTGACCACTGGCGTTGTCGTTTTGTATCTTCAGAGTCTGAGGATGAAGTAGTAAGTCATAAACAAATTATTGATTTGCTTAGCCGTTTTGATGAGGCCAAACTTGATTTTATCAAAACCGAACATCTTTATAAGTTCAATGGCAAACGTGCCTTTTCCTCAGCAAGAGGAGATTAGGAACACAAAAAAAGCAGGCTTACCGCCTGCTTTTTCAATACTATGCTTTTTGATCCTAAATGTTAGGCGTCTTTTTCTTCTTTCTTTTCTTCTGTTTTATCTTCAGTTTCGCCTTCTTCTTTTTTGTCTTCAAAAATTTCCGGAGCGTACTGTAGTAGTATTTTGTACCAGTTGACCAGCTTCTTCATATCCGAAGGATACACACGCTCCTCGTCATATTCAGGTATTACGTGTTTGGTAAAAGCCTTTAGCTCCTCACTATCCGAAGTGTCTACGCCAGGATCGTCGCCAAACTCATCATGTATTTTTTTGAAGACATCCTCCAGAGGTACTGCGCCTTCTGCATCTGTCGTATAAATAGATACCTCTTTAAGCACCGATACTCTATGGTTAGCTCCGATAACCAGCTTTTTCTTCTGGTCATCTAATGACTCTACAATAACACCGCTGCGGGTAGGCTTTACAATATGAAATAATCCTCCTTTTCCAGAAATGGATGCAATCTCATTCAAATCCATGAATTTTATCTTTTTGGGTTGTTCAACAAGTTCTGAAAGCTAAAACGCACCAGGGCTCTCTTTCATTTTATGAACGGCAAAGTAAAGCTGATTTGTTGAAAAACTGATGCTCTGCCGTCATTTTTTTTATAGCGCTAGCACCTAAGCTAAATCCATTGTGTTATGGATGTACTCTAATATATCTTCTTTGCCAGTACTGTCTACAGATGAAGTAACAAAGATGGGAGGTAACTCTTCCCACTCTTTTTTTAATGTTCTGCGATAAGCAGCTATAGATTTCTGAGTTTTATTGATTGACTGTTTATCTACTTTGGTAAATACCAAAGCAAAAGGAATTTGCTTTACTCCTGCCCATTCCATAAAGCTTAGATCAATCTCCTGAGCAGGTATGCGGGAATCTATAAGAATAAACAGGCAAACCAGCTGAGGGCGTTGTAAAAGATAGTTTTCTATCATTACCCCCCAGTCTGCACGCTTACTTTTGCTCACTTTGGCCCAGCCATAGCCCGGTAGGTCTACCAGATGCCATTGCTGATTAATTTTAAAGTGATTGATCAGTTGTGTTTTGCCGGGCTTACCCGAAGTTTTAGCAAGTTTTTTTCTCCCGGTCAACATATTTATGAGCGAAGACTTGCCCACATTTGACCTTCCTATAAAAGCATATTCCGGCAGACGGCTCTCTGGACACTGCTTTACATCTGAAGCACTTTTTACAAATTCAGCTTCTTTTACCAACATATTCTTAATTATCTTCTTCTCTAAAATCATTCACTAAACGAAACATAGGTCGCTTATACACCGGCCCGCCACTGCTATCTATGGTAGACATTACATTTTTGTACTTCTCTAGAAATATGTTAAAATCTTCACTGAAGCGATCATAACGAATACGGTATAGCAATATGCTATTATTAGAATTGACAATCTGATCGCGCAAAACACTGATCATAGGACTTACAGCATCTGCCTGCATATCGTCTACATAGTCTATAATTGTATTACTCACTACGTCATTAGCACTATCATAACTGTCTATAAGCATAGAGTTAGCTACACTTACCGAGTCATAGCGCAAATCCTTCAGCATATCTACCATTAGTTCCAAAGAGTCCAGCGTATCGGCACCATAATAGTCTGCCCTGCGAATTTCGTCTATCAGAAGCTGCAAGTTAGTAAGTTTTTTGTCATCATCTTCCATCATTACGGCCCAGGACTGAGCCAGGCTATCATTTAAGCCATAGTAGACCGTACGCAGCGAATCAAACTGTTCTTCAGTAAGCTGATCTTCCTTTTGCCGGTTGATACGTGAAGTGCAGGCAGCAAACAAAAAAAATAACAGCGAGAGCCAGATTGTATTCTTCATCAAAAAACTATGTGATTTTTATACAGAAAGATTAGTTTTACGGCGCTGCCCTACAGCAATTTGAGCAGCAATTATGTTATAAATATAATACAAACTACCGCATTATATTGTTTGTAGCGGTAATTATCAGCAACAGTAGCGCACCTATTTTCGCTTATGCCAAAAAAAAGACATTTTTTAAGCAATGCTTATGAATATTTCAACACCCTTATTATGGTGTTTTATCTGATGGTAGGCATTCCTCTTATCTTTTTTGTACTAATTTATTTGCAGTATGAAGGCCAGGGCGGTTTGCAAGCTACCCAGCGAATGGAAATATTACTGCATATTGTGCTGCCAATCTCCATTGTGGCCAGTCTGTACTTTGCTTATAACATCTATAAAAAGGAGCTGCAAAAGCGTCAGCCACAAAAGTTTCAGGAAAAGCTTCGTACTTTTTATGAAGTCTCGCTATACAAATATGCCCTGCTGAGTCTTGCCAATTTTCTGGCCGTGGTAGGTATGTACTTTAGTGGAGAACAGCTGTTTGCTGGCTTGTATGCCATTGCACTGGTAGTATTTTCGCTCAACAGACCTACGCATCAGCGTATTGTCAAAGATGTAAAGCTGAACGAAGAAGAGGAAGAATGGCTTAGAAGCGATAAAAATTTTGATGAGCTCCAATAGTAAAATTACGACAGTACTTAACCGGCATGTGCCTAATGCTGCGCAGCCTTACTGCCTGGAGCTTTGGCTGAAGTACCCTTTTAGCCTGCAAATTACACCTAAAAGACTTTCTAAGCTAGGCGACTACCGATATCATAAAGGCAAAGGCACTCATATTATTACACTTAATGCTACGCTCAACCGCTACGCTTTTTTAATTACTTATATTCATGAGATCGCTCATCTACTTGCCTTTCAGCAGCATGGGTTTAAAATAGCGCCTCACGGTAAGGAGTGGAAGGCAAGCTTTAGACAATTGATGCAGCCTTTGCTTACAAACGATGTTTTTCCTGAGGATGTATTGCCCCCATTGCAAAATTATATGCGCAACCCTAAGGCGGCCAGTGGCTCTGATCAGAAGCTTTCGCTGGCCCTACAGCAGTACGACCAGCAGGATGGCAGCGTCCCCCTCTCACTGGTACAGCCAGAGCAGAAGTTTCAGTTTAGAGAGATGACTTTTGTAAAGGAGTCTGTCAGGCGTACCAGGGCTTTGTGCCGCGATGTAAAAAGCGGTAAGCGCTATCTGGTATCAGAAATTGCCCGTGTTAGGTTGCTCAGGGAAGAGACAGGCGGCGTATAATCAGAGAGCTTACCAACTCATAAAACTGAAGTGGCTTCAGCGTACGCCAGTTATCTATCTGCAAGCTACCGCCATAGTTGATATAAGAGTCAATATTAAAGACCGTCATCTCCTCTAGCACAAAATCGCGAAAGCCTACTGCCGCAATCCAACCATCTTCCACATCTTCAAACCATTCTTCGTAATAGCAATCATCTGAACCATGAAAGTTGAGAATATTCTCGCCAACAAGTATAAACTGATTGATGCCCCGCTTGGTCAGATGGTCTATGATATTCCTTTTCAGGTGCATGATGTCATTATACAGGGCATCATTCCATTCGCCTATCAATTCTATTACACAAAACCTTCTCTGGTAATCGGCAAAAAGGATTTTAATGTAAAGTGTCTCTGAGCCCATAAAATCCCAGGCAGGGTCTATGTAATAGCCATAAACGGTATTGGTATACAGTTCGTAATTATATTCTTTACCGAAGAAAGGCGATTGCTCATCTTCCGACGGAT
This window of the Porifericola rhodea genome carries:
- the dut gene encoding dUTP diphosphatase, translating into MKVRIINQSDQPLPAYQTAHAAGMDLHANIQEEITLKPLERALVGTGLFIELPVGYEAQIRPRSGMAYKHGITVLNSPGTIDADYRGEIKVLLVNLSNDIFTVQHGDRIAQMVVAPHSQVSWEETNKLSQTDRGAGGYGSTGINLK
- a CDS encoding NADP-dependent isocitrate dehydrogenase; translation: MANKKKITVAHGDGIGPEIMKATLDILEAAGAQIETEVIEIGEKVFKQGNPAGIEPSSWDSLRETQVFLKAPITTPQGGGFKSLNVTTRTTLGLYANVRPCRSYSPYVATRHNNLDMVIIRENEEDLYAGIEHQQTEEVVQSLKLVSRPGSEKIIRYAFEYAKAYNRKKVTCFSKDNIMKLADGLFHKIFDEIGEEYPEIEKEHMIIDIGSAILADKPETLDVVVTLNLYGDIISDIAAQIAGSVGLGGSANVGEVCAMFEAIHGSAPPIAGKDIANPSGLINAAIMMLVHIGQPEIATKINNAWLKTMEDGIHTADIFRPGSSKEIVGTQGFAKAVIDNLGKLPKQLKPAEFEPVQGSKLHQTTPSNPNLKKELIGVDVFLDWKEGNRDPQVLGKKLEELSGSDFKLDMITNRGVKVYPEGKPETFATDHWRCRFVSSESEDEVVSHKQIIDLLSRFDEAKLDFIKTEHLYKFNGKRAFSSARGD
- a CDS encoding murein hydrolase activator EnvC family protein, translating into MYESKRFLASLLFSLLLVAMLQTPAWSQTEAERKKLEKEKKETLQKIKEAQQILSETSTRKKSSLGQLNAINRQIEARESLIQSINDELSLLNSQIREITGVIEALEEDLVRLKEEYAYMVYATSKTSNSYDRLMFIFSASTFNQMFMRIKYMQQYSEARKNQVEQIQKVKETLTNQRSTLEGKQMEQRVLLDQQVMANKDLLALKAKQRSMVRDLNEQEAELRRELAQRQKDVEELDQLIASLIRKEIERSNKNKTADRVALNSSNEAVSVSFEQSKNRLNWPVNSGFISQKFGRNPHPVMKNIMVPNDGVDIQTVKNAEVRAVFDGVVKAITPIPEPGDLKAVIMQHGEYFTVYSRLKEVNVKTGQKLKASEAVGMVYTDGNGVSMLQFQIWRNSQKLNPEAWLQNK
- a CDS encoding enoyl-CoA hydratase/isomerase family protein, with the translated sequence MTNFKFLTTTLEEGVLMITISRADKMNALNKATLEELGEAFQEVYDDKDIRGVIITGEGEKAFAAGADIAEIAELNELNGRKFSEIGQEVFALIEKCDKPVIAAVHGFALGGGCELAMACHLRVVSSNAVFGQPEVNLGLIPGFGGTQRLTQLVGKGRALEMMMTADTISAEKALEIGLANFLVKDKQELIEFSNRLMRKIMSKAPLAIGMVIDCVNAAFAGDENGYQTEANSFAACCKSNDFEEGTQAFLSKREAHFTGE
- a CDS encoding tetratricopeptide repeat protein; the protein is MKLNMPFVSPFQRVIFVLVAVLITFSTDSFAQKKKKSNREERKIREATFYFTEGVKYFILSEPDFDSENMDRALMLFKKSLESDPSNSTAHFKIATILAGRGDLDNALNNANKALELDPENPYFYTLTADILTRKSNFAEAAQIYERMLGNLEDTDEYLFDLAAIYLYQGDYEQGLDVYNRAEKIFGVNPEVIRAKQQIYLKLNKLDKAIAEGEKLVGAFPGEAAFVMSLAEIFVSNNREKDAIPHLEKLLEASPNNPEARLMLSKIYQRTGSDKKASQNMEEAFANPDLSLKLKLELIAKYIRELPNNETEEMLHALTDQLIETHPDEANAYVIKADFLNAIKDSEGARDNYLKSLDFEETNFNVWQNLLTIEFQDLQDTESVIKHSESALELFPNQAVLYFYNGAANSVSKNYEEAAYALEQSKRLANNDELLKYSSMYLGDVYNELKNYDKSEQAYEAVLKIDPTNDYVLNNYSYFLALREEKLSYADKLSTRLLELNPENANYLDTRAWVLFKKGEYKQARKLLEKAIEKNNKSGVIVEHYGDVLFKLGEVDQAVKQWMKAKGMDDTSDLIDKKIADRKLYE
- a CDS encoding Sec-independent protein translocase subunit TatA/TatB, which encodes MHTTLAFVGGLGGWEILLIVLVLVIFFGAKKIPELARGLGRGIREFKDATKEIKDEIEEGSHNTTASK
- a CDS encoding lipopolysaccharide biosynthesis protein, which encodes MNPLKKLAGQTAFYGVSTILGRLLNYALVPLHTSVFEDTAQYGAITELYAYVGFLNILYTYGMETAFFRFVSRKEIAPQDQQKVYSSAVTAVLSTSFIFSAIIIGASGGIASLIGYPESSHIIIWLGLIMFTDAVMAIPYAKLRQENRPLKFAVTKISSIVLTVLLNLFFLILLPKIHTYSSLLDAIYYPDMGVGYVFMANLIGNAIIPILLWRSLAQVRLSIDWQVFKKMLAYGYPILIMGLGGMVNENIDKLLLNDLLPADFYADMSPNEALGAYGACFKISVLMTLAVQAFRYAGEPFFFSQADNKEAPELFAKVMHYFTILSIIILLGVSVNLELIGSMFLRSKGYLDALYVVPFLLLAKLLFGVYNNLTIWFKLTDKTKFGTYFSILGAMITLFGNILLIPYIGLLGCAVASIACYFVMCIICYYYGQKYYPIPYNFTSSILYLVAALVMVYVSFQIKIEHELLKHLLNICSVLVFIGVVYLIERRKLLYQRIS
- a CDS encoding DUF4292 domain-containing protein gives rise to the protein MNKTTPTLFFCLALLFATACSKKTLSFKDTAMADEFAVNDLSFEYLSTSSKIRFENDDKSLSATANIRLKRDSIIWVSVTPGFGIEAARGIITQDSLIFINRMNKEYSAYNFEELSRKFNFSINFDLLQSVLLGDMPIEPGADDQVKKESEYYVVKQEEGDIYINNYVNARSLKLERVAMQDRTKEEVMGKTRVRNNTLSLKYGDFQMLNEQVFPYENLVSLMYQRDGKKRRTEIDIQHKKANITEEALRFPFSVPEKYVRK